From the genome of Ectobacillus sp. JY-23, one region includes:
- the gndA gene encoding NADP-dependent phosphogluconate dehydrogenase, protein MPKQQIGVVGVGVMGKSLALNFESKGYSVALYDISKERVDAIIAENTGKNLVGTSEVQTFIDSLELPRKILLMVNAGEITDKAIDSLLPYLDAGDILIDGGNTYFEDTVRRNKKLAEKGVNFIGAGVSGGEEGALKGPSIMPGGQKEAYEKVKDMLENIAAKVNGEACCSYIGPDGAGHYVKMVHNGIEYGDMQLICEAYFFLKQTLNLSAQEFHEIFAEWNKGELNSYLIEITADIFTKIDDETGKPLVDMILDKAGQKGTGKWTSQSALDLGVSLPIITESVFARCISALKEERIHASTVLAGPEKLPLGLSKEELIEAVRQALYMSKICSYAQGFTQLKAASEEYGWNLDFGSISMLWRGGCIIRAAFLQNIKEAYERQADLPNLLLDPYFKEIVEAYQGGLRTIIAAAVQQGIPVPAFSAAVSYYDSYRTATLPANLLQAQRDYFGAHTYKRIDKEGTFHTQWK, encoded by the coding sequence ATGCCAAAACAACAAATTGGAGTTGTCGGTGTAGGTGTTATGGGAAAAAGTCTAGCGCTTAACTTCGAAAGCAAAGGTTATTCCGTAGCCCTTTATGATATCTCAAAAGAAAGAGTTGACGCGATTATCGCTGAAAATACTGGAAAAAACTTGGTAGGTACAAGTGAAGTTCAGACTTTTATCGATTCCTTAGAATTGCCACGCAAAATTTTATTGATGGTAAATGCAGGTGAAATTACAGATAAAGCAATTGATTCTTTACTTCCTTACTTAGATGCGGGCGATATCCTTATCGACGGTGGTAACACGTACTTTGAAGACACGGTTCGCCGCAATAAAAAGCTTGCGGAAAAAGGTGTTAACTTCATCGGTGCTGGTGTATCCGGCGGTGAAGAGGGCGCTCTAAAAGGTCCTTCCATCATGCCTGGTGGTCAAAAGGAAGCCTATGAAAAAGTAAAGGATATGCTTGAGAACATTGCAGCAAAGGTCAATGGTGAGGCTTGCTGTTCATATATCGGTCCAGACGGAGCGGGACATTACGTTAAAATGGTGCATAACGGTATTGAATATGGCGATATGCAGCTTATCTGTGAGGCATATTTCTTCCTTAAACAAACACTTAATCTGAGTGCGCAAGAGTTTCACGAGATTTTTGCAGAGTGGAACAAAGGTGAGTTAAATAGCTACTTAATTGAAATTACAGCAGATATCTTTACAAAGATTGATGACGAAACAGGAAAGCCGCTTGTTGACATGATCTTAGATAAAGCTGGTCAAAAAGGTACAGGAAAATGGACAAGCCAAAGTGCGCTTGATTTAGGCGTTTCCTTGCCAATTATCACAGAGTCTGTATTCGCGCGCTGCATCTCCGCTTTAAAAGAAGAGCGTATTCATGCAAGTACAGTGTTGGCAGGCCCTGAAAAGTTACCACTAGGCTTAAGCAAAGAAGAATTAATTGAGGCTGTTCGTCAAGCGTTATACATGAGCAAGATTTGTTCCTACGCACAGGGCTTCACACAATTGAAGGCGGCGTCTGAAGAGTACGGATGGAACCTTGACTTTGGAAGTATTTCTATGCTTTGGAGAGGCGGTTGCATCATTCGTGCGGCATTCCTACAAAATATTAAAGAAGCTTACGAACGTCAAGCAGACCTGCCAAATCTGCTTCTTGACCCATATTTTAAAGAAATTGTAGAAGCGTACCAAGGGGGGTTACGTACAATTATCGCAGCTGCGGTACAACAAGGAATTCCAGTGCCAGCATTCTCAGCAGCTGTTTCTTACTACGACAGCTATCGCACAGCCACTCTGCCTGCAAATTTACTGCAAGCGCAACGCGATTACTTCGGTGCACATACGTATAAGCGTATTGATAAAGAAGGAACTTTCCATACACAATGGAAGTAA